The following proteins are encoded in a genomic region of Herminiimonas arsenicoxydans:
- a CDS encoding Conserved hypothetical protein, putative outer membrane protein (Evidence 4 : Homologs of previously reported genes of unknown function) — translation MTPSFFLRAATAKQYFSPVRKTVLHCALLACAFPAAWTAHAQTASSPFNEFMTAPGSAGLGFVTRVERSPYVGGGNRKDLLPLYLYEGERFFLHANRIGVKFAPDEDHRVDVFLRRRLEGFPEDEQPAALSGMAARSTGVDLGVTYRYNQPWGTLHASLLHDVSSVSDGNELALEYSYDWRSGRWALRPSVSVSMRDSKLNNYYYGVLAGEATAARPAYAPGSGTNVALNLYGSYNLTERWRLLGGVSVTALDSRIKDSPIVRKGLQPSFFVGASYDFGSYKEQLWADEKSPTYVRVLYGRAGADSCHLAKILTFKCADLDKTTPTSIAGVHVGKPFVEKLNGWPLDFVGYAGLVHHNDRNLQANGMQVDLFMKAFYYGFPWSHKVKTRLGWGLGVSYANRVPYTEASSQAARNRPTSRLLNYLDPTIDVSLGDLIGSRNLKETYVGVGVSHRSGIFGSSRLLGDVNGGSNYIYTYLEMKI, via the coding sequence ATGACACCATCTTTCTTCCTGCGCGCTGCAACTGCCAAACAATACTTTTCCCCTGTGAGAAAAACGGTTTTGCATTGTGCGCTGCTGGCCTGTGCTTTTCCTGCTGCATGGACGGCGCATGCGCAGACTGCATCCAGTCCCTTCAATGAATTCATGACGGCGCCGGGGAGTGCCGGCCTTGGATTTGTCACGCGTGTCGAGCGTTCGCCATATGTGGGGGGCGGCAATCGCAAGGATTTGCTGCCCTTGTATCTGTATGAAGGCGAGCGTTTTTTCCTGCATGCCAATCGCATAGGCGTCAAGTTCGCGCCGGATGAGGATCATCGCGTGGACGTTTTCTTGCGTCGGCGTCTGGAAGGGTTCCCTGAAGATGAGCAGCCTGCAGCATTGAGCGGGATGGCAGCACGCAGTACCGGCGTTGATCTGGGCGTGACATATCGCTACAACCAGCCCTGGGGCACGCTGCATGCATCCTTGCTGCACGACGTCAGTTCAGTATCGGACGGCAATGAACTGGCCTTGGAGTATTCGTATGACTGGCGCTCGGGGCGTTGGGCTTTGCGCCCCAGCGTCAGCGTATCGATGCGCGATAGCAAGCTGAATAATTATTACTATGGTGTGCTGGCGGGGGAGGCGACGGCAGCGCGACCGGCTTATGCGCCGGGCTCCGGCACCAATGTGGCGCTGAATCTGTACGGTTCGTACAACCTGACCGAGCGGTGGCGTTTGCTGGGCGGCGTTTCCGTTACGGCGCTGGATAGCCGGATCAAGGATAGCCCGATAGTGCGCAAAGGTTTGCAGCCATCATTCTTTGTCGGTGCATCGTATGATTTCGGCAGTTACAAAGAGCAGTTGTGGGCCGATGAGAAGTCGCCGACTTATGTGCGCGTACTGTATGGCCGGGCGGGGGCCGATAGCTGTCATCTGGCGAAAATCCTTACTTTCAAATGTGCCGATCTCGACAAGACGACGCCTACCAGTATCGCCGGCGTGCATGTCGGTAAACCGTTTGTCGAAAAACTCAATGGCTGGCCGCTGGATTTTGTCGGCTATGCCGGACTGGTGCATCACAATGACCGGAATCTGCAGGCCAATGGCATGCAGGTCGATTTGTTCATGAAGGCTTTTTACTATGGCTTCCCGTGGAGCCACAAGGTCAAGACGCGACTGGGCTGGGGTTTGGGTGTTTCCTATGCAAATCGGGTGCCGTACACGGAAGCGAGCAGCCAGGCTGCGCGCAATCGTCCGACATCGCGTTTGCTGAATTATCTGGACCCAACCATTGATGTCAGCCTGGGTGATTTGATCGGTTCGCGCAATCTGAAGGAAACCTATGTCGGCGTGGGCGTGTCGCATCGCTCCGGTATTTTCGGTTCATCGCGTTTGCTGGGCGATGTGAATGGTGGCTCGAATTACATCTATACCTATCTCGAAATGAAAATATGA
- a CDS encoding Methyl-accepting chemotaxis protein (Evidence 2a : Function of homologous gene experimentally demonstrated in an other organism; PubMedId : 86230850, 6305515; Product type rc : receptor), with the protein MQFKNLKIGVRLGMAFGLLLVLMAFMTVMGVLRLQDVAKATVLMEEATIKERLAQQWIKGIETNTVRTFARVRTSDPEQDKILQQEMSAISAAVSKQQDELETLVVSAEGKKLLATVAEKRATYTAIRDDVMNLREARGAELQNAIANKMKPAADAYIQSVEAVVNAQINNFEDAKGRVDTIYQSARMLLIVLGLVALTLGIVLAWMLTRSITKPLDYAVSVARLVASGDLTGRITVDSKDETGQLLQALKDMNDSLTASITQVRSGVDTIATASNQIASGNLDLSSRTEEQASSLEETASSMEELTSTVKQNADNARQANQLAVTASGVAEKGGTVVSKVVDTMDGINTSARKIVDIIGVIDGIAFQTNILALNAAVEAARAGEQGRGFAVVASEVRSLAQRSAAAAKEIKTLIDDSVDKVDTGSKLVAEAGTTMVEVVDSVKRVTDIMAEIMAASQEQSAGIEQVNQAIGQMDQVTQQNAALVEEAAAAAESLNEQAANLAQAVSIFKLDGVANSSRVATRLPVAASNAPATRQFAASPAPKKIANETRPVSGDDWEEF; encoded by the coding sequence ATGCAATTCAAGAATTTGAAAATAGGCGTGCGACTGGGCATGGCCTTTGGCTTGTTGTTGGTGCTGATGGCATTCATGACGGTAATGGGTGTTTTGCGCTTGCAGGACGTGGCGAAAGCCACAGTGCTGATGGAAGAGGCAACCATCAAAGAGCGTTTGGCGCAACAGTGGATCAAAGGCATTGAAACGAATACCGTGCGTACTTTTGCACGAGTGAGAACTAGTGATCCGGAACAAGACAAGATTTTGCAGCAGGAAATGTCTGCAATCAGTGCTGCAGTGAGCAAGCAGCAAGATGAGTTGGAGACGCTGGTTGTAAGCGCTGAAGGCAAGAAGCTGTTGGCAACCGTTGCCGAAAAACGCGCAACATATACGGCGATACGAGATGATGTCATGAATTTGAGAGAGGCGCGCGGTGCAGAGCTGCAAAATGCCATCGCAAACAAAATGAAACCAGCAGCGGATGCCTATATTCAATCCGTTGAGGCTGTGGTCAATGCTCAAATAAATAATTTTGAAGATGCAAAAGGCCGTGTCGACACGATTTATCAATCCGCTCGCATGTTGTTGATTGTGCTGGGCTTGGTTGCGTTGACGCTGGGCATTGTGCTGGCCTGGATGTTAACCCGTAGCATCACCAAGCCGCTGGACTATGCGGTAAGTGTGGCGCGCCTGGTTGCTTCCGGTGATCTGACCGGCCGCATCACAGTAGATTCGAAGGATGAAACAGGTCAGTTGCTGCAGGCATTGAAGGATATGAACGATAGCCTGACCGCCAGCATCACGCAGGTTCGCTCAGGTGTCGATACCATTGCCACTGCTTCGAACCAGATCGCATCCGGCAACCTGGATCTGTCGTCGCGCACTGAAGAACAGGCCAGCTCGCTGGAAGAAACCGCATCGTCGATGGAAGAGTTGACTTCTACCGTCAAGCAGAATGCCGACAATGCACGACAAGCCAATCAGCTCGCCGTCACTGCTTCCGGTGTGGCGGAAAAAGGCGGTACTGTCGTGTCGAAAGTAGTGGATACGATGGATGGCATCAATACATCGGCGAGAAAAATCGTCGATATCATTGGCGTGATCGATGGCATCGCTTTCCAGACCAACATCCTGGCGCTGAATGCGGCGGTGGAAGCTGCGCGTGCCGGCGAGCAAGGCCGCGGTTTTGCCGTGGTCGCATCGGAAGTGCGCAGTCTGGCGCAGCGTTCAGCTGCTGCAGCGAAGGAAATCAAGACATTGATCGACGATTCGGTTGATAAAGTCGATACCGGCAGCAAACTGGTGGCAGAAGCAGGCACGACCATGGTGGAAGTGGTTGATAGCGTCAAGCGCGTGACCGATATCATGGCCGAGATCATGGCTGCCAGCCAGGAACAAAGCGCAGGGATTGAGCAGGTCAATCAGGCCATCGGCCAGATGGATCAGGTCACCCAGCAAAATGCGGCCCTGGTGGAAGAGGCTGCTGCTGCTGCGGAATCCCTGAACGAACAGGCAGCGAATCTGGCGCAAGCGGTAAGCATATTCAAACTGGATGGCGTAGCGAACAGCAGCAGAGTTGCGACACGCTTGCCGGTTGCGGCAAGCAATGCGCCGGCAACGCGCCAGTTTGCAGCCAGCCCGGCGCCGAAGAAAATCGCCAATGAAACACGCCCGGTTAGCGGCGACGATTGGGAAGAGTTTTAA
- the cheW4 gene encoding Chemotaxis protein CheW (Evidence 2a : Function of homologous gene experimentally demonstrated in an other organism; PubMedId : 91126073, 91296802, 91317710, 2002011, 3510184; Product type r : regulator) produces MQDKQQSLSGNEVLAFTLGREEYGIDILKVQEIRGYDAVTKIANAPEFIKGVINLRGVIVPIVDMRIMFNLGEPSYDQFTVVIILNIGTRVVGMVVDSVSDVITLSAEQIKPAPEMGSTMKSDYLLGLGTIEERMLILVDIDLLMSSSEMGLIEKIAA; encoded by the coding sequence ATGCAAGACAAGCAACAATCCTTAAGCGGGAACGAAGTATTGGCTTTTACCCTGGGCCGGGAAGAGTACGGCATCGATATTCTGAAGGTGCAGGAAATTCGCGGTTACGACGCAGTGACCAAGATTGCCAATGCCCCTGAATTCATCAAGGGCGTAATCAATCTGCGCGGCGTGATCGTGCCCATCGTGGACATGCGCATCATGTTCAATCTGGGCGAGCCCAGCTACGATCAATTCACCGTTGTCATCATTCTCAATATCGGCACGCGCGTGGTAGGAATGGTGGTCGACAGTGTTTCCGATGTGATTACGCTCAGTGCAGAGCAAATCAAGCCGGCACCGGAAATGGGTTCAACGATGAAATCGGATTATCTGCTCGGTCTGGGCACGATAGAAGAGCGCATGCTGATTCTGGTCGATATCGATTTGTTGATGTCCTCGTCGGAGATGGGGCTGATCGAAAAAATCGCAGCCTGA
- a CDS encoding Putative porin (Evidence 3 : Function proposed based on presence of conserved amino acid motif, structural feature or limited homology; Product type pt : putative transporter), which yields MSKKLAVHHVVASALVLAASAFSLNALAQSSVQFVGTVDAFAGSLKNSGDAGSKSVVNSSGMETSWWGVKGTENLGGGLQAQFALSSFFRPDTGAQGRFDSDTMFSRDAHVGLSGSFGRVSVGRDLAPNFIPTLTFSPFGGSFAFSPLELHTQTPSGSYRGQVWSPTVAGDTGWSNEIMYVMPKLGGFTTSLFFQFGEQAGKPGKNNYGANTMYEQGPLSFGAYFQSVKVNNPLDSVTSGDSRVFTFTPYNQATGATYTLAASRNDTWFVGGAYDLQFMKLFGTLNYSTNRLIGIANDSQYDLKSNTVQLGTSVPVGKGSVLFSWARTNVKADGDFSAVLGGAGGKSSIIRNTASLGYDYFLSKRTDVYSVVSYDKLTDQSTGISLGVGIRQRF from the coding sequence TTGTCAAAAAAATTGGCAGTGCATCACGTTGTTGCTAGCGCACTGGTTCTTGCTGCGTCGGCATTTTCACTCAATGCGCTTGCGCAGAGCTCGGTACAGTTTGTTGGAACGGTCGATGCTTTTGCTGGTTCTCTCAAGAATAGCGGCGATGCCGGAAGCAAATCGGTTGTCAACAGCAGCGGTATGGAAACATCGTGGTGGGGGGTAAAGGGCACAGAAAACCTCGGCGGCGGCTTGCAGGCACAATTCGCGCTAAGCAGTTTCTTCCGTCCGGATACCGGCGCTCAGGGCCGATTCGATTCTGACACCATGTTTTCTCGAGATGCCCACGTGGGACTGTCAGGATCTTTTGGTCGCGTGTCTGTGGGACGCGACTTGGCACCCAACTTTATTCCCACACTGACGTTCAGCCCATTCGGAGGTTCATTCGCATTCTCCCCGCTTGAGCTGCATACGCAGACACCCTCAGGCAGCTATCGCGGTCAAGTCTGGTCGCCAACCGTGGCTGGCGATACGGGCTGGAGCAACGAGATCATGTATGTCATGCCGAAACTCGGCGGATTTACCACCAGCCTGTTCTTCCAATTTGGCGAGCAGGCCGGGAAACCGGGCAAGAACAACTATGGTGCGAATACCATGTATGAGCAGGGGCCGCTTTCTTTCGGTGCTTACTTTCAATCTGTAAAAGTCAACAACCCGCTCGATTCCGTGACCAGCGGAGATTCGCGGGTTTTCACGTTTACGCCTTACAACCAGGCAACCGGAGCGACCTATACGCTGGCTGCTTCGAGGAATGACACCTGGTTTGTAGGCGGTGCCTATGACCTGCAATTCATGAAGCTCTTCGGAACATTGAATTATTCGACAAACCGCTTGATCGGGATTGCCAACGACAGCCAATACGATCTGAAATCGAATACGGTTCAACTGGGTACCAGCGTGCCTGTAGGTAAAGGTTCTGTGCTGTTCTCCTGGGCGCGAACCAATGTGAAGGCCGATGGTGATTTCAGTGCCGTGTTGGGCGGCGCGGGCGGAAAATCGTCAATCATCCGCAATACAGCCTCGCTGGGCTATGACTACTTCCTCTCCAAACGTACCGATGTTTATAGCGTGGTCAGTTACGACAAGCTGACAGATCAATCCACCGGCATCAGCTTGGGCGTGGGCATTCGTCAGCGCTTCTGA
- a CDS encoding Conserved hypothetical protein, putative membrane protein (Evidence 4 : Homologs of previously reported genes of unknown function) has translation MKFDENTNSVLTLNTTLGFLAGYVDALGFIALFGLFTAHITGNLVLIGAELAEPGHHFSILKILVFPAFMIGVALAKIIAFQCQKNARNALLFLYMVEMVLLVAFMLAGMMAEPLDEDHVSELVMLTGIVAAIAMGVHSGCGRILLTDLTPTGMMTGNVTQLVIEFVELILEKADNRARRDFARYFWPIIAFGLGALLAAFAYVRFGFQALMLPIAMLFVLVCVEKWVRCEAKKLA, from the coding sequence TTGAAATTTGATGAAAACACGAATTCAGTACTGACACTAAATACGACCTTGGGATTTTTGGCCGGTTATGTTGATGCACTCGGATTTATCGCGCTGTTTGGTTTATTCACCGCACACATCACCGGCAATCTTGTTCTCATAGGCGCTGAGCTGGCGGAACCAGGACATCATTTTTCGATTTTGAAAATATTGGTTTTTCCTGCTTTTATGATTGGTGTGGCGCTCGCCAAAATTATCGCTTTTCAATGTCAAAAAAACGCGCGTAATGCGCTCCTTTTTTTGTACATGGTAGAGATGGTTCTTCTTGTTGCGTTCATGCTTGCGGGCATGATGGCCGAACCACTCGACGAAGACCATGTATCTGAACTCGTCATGCTGACAGGCATCGTTGCAGCAATCGCTATGGGAGTACATAGCGGCTGCGGACGAATTTTGCTGACCGACCTTACCCCGACAGGCATGATGACTGGGAATGTAACGCAACTCGTCATCGAGTTTGTCGAACTCATCTTGGAAAAAGCGGACAATCGTGCGCGCCGTGATTTTGCACGATATTTTTGGCCGATTATCGCCTTTGGCCTGGGGGCGCTGCTCGCCGCATTTGCCTACGTCCGTTTTGGATTTCAGGCATTGATGTTGCCGATTGCGATGTTGTTTGTTCTGGTTTGTGTAGAAAAATGGGTAAGGTGTGAGGCCAAGAAACTCGCATGA
- a CDS encoding Conserved hypothetical protein (Evidence 4 : Homologs of previously reported genes of unknown function), with protein sequence MHDDSHTFSTDAFPVELREAAWQNALASLALKSEIASKNKASLIGYVTFGVSQPGSVFSTLNASPQAFSARDPAMLTRTNSVIVFVLFEGVGQIDVGAETAAVSAGDIYLLDSSRQWKLALTSAFRASVIRLEKANFISRLMHTGKTDICKISSASGVGNIALEFVNAITCQLASLGSGDLEQMEDALSTMLVASLAHKEEEDVSHSTSMQLSHLRRICRTIEARLTDPELSAIDIARSEQLSARYLQKLFASAGTTFGEYVKKRRLDRCRIDLSNLSLKHLTISELCFRWGFNDAANFSRAFHLEFGISPKGYRSQPKSVTKRYELRGRPGPSATEHTKNVLLQNDELPWSARFAEVLVEAALLESAIALMPNQSSDSHKTEDADDEEYVGAHYYIPANSKTVHWGYFSSLIKPILAINSGDYVTIETITQHAYDDYERMIQGDAGAESIFFWDKDKKAIDRRGAGPIDASIFGRGAGEGFGVHICTGPVYVNNAEPGDVLEIRILDVMPRPAANPKFAGQSFGSNVASWWGFHYHDLLTEPKPREVVTIYEILDADHGSCAKAVYNYRWTPQTDPFGVVHETIDYPGVPVDHDSIVKNFEVLKNVRIPVRPHFGVLAVAPAHEDPIDSVPPSYFGGNLDNWRATKGAKLYLPVAVDGALFSVGDSHASQGDSELCGTAIECSMSGKFQLVLHKKKDLEGGFFADLDYPFLETETEWLIQGFSYANHLTQLGPHSQTDVYKKATLDLAMRDAFRKTRRYLMTAHKLTEDEAISVISVGVDFGITQVVNGNWGVHAVIRKSIFPDIS encoded by the coding sequence ATGCATGATGATTCTCATACATTTTCCACCGATGCATTTCCAGTCGAGTTGCGTGAAGCTGCGTGGCAGAATGCACTTGCCAGTCTTGCATTGAAGTCGGAGATCGCAAGCAAGAACAAGGCGTCCCTGATAGGTTATGTCACCTTCGGCGTTTCTCAGCCGGGTTCCGTATTCAGCACGCTCAACGCATCTCCCCAGGCTTTTTCGGCGCGTGATCCTGCGATGCTCACGCGAACAAATTCTGTCATTGTCTTTGTGCTCTTTGAGGGCGTCGGACAAATCGACGTCGGAGCTGAAACTGCTGCAGTTTCAGCTGGAGATATCTATCTTCTGGATTCATCTCGTCAATGGAAATTGGCGCTGACTTCCGCATTTCGTGCCTCTGTTATCCGGTTGGAGAAGGCCAACTTTATATCCAGGCTAATGCATACGGGAAAAACGGACATTTGCAAAATATCTTCGGCATCGGGTGTCGGGAACATCGCGTTGGAGTTTGTAAATGCGATAACGTGTCAGCTCGCTTCGCTTGGCTCGGGAGATCTGGAGCAAATGGAAGACGCGCTTAGCACGATGCTGGTTGCGAGCCTGGCTCACAAGGAAGAAGAGGATGTGAGCCATTCGACTTCGATGCAGCTCAGTCATCTAAGACGCATCTGTAGAACGATTGAGGCCAGGCTGACCGATCCGGAGCTTTCCGCGATTGACATTGCGCGATCCGAACAGTTATCTGCCCGCTATCTTCAAAAGCTGTTTGCATCTGCGGGCACAACCTTCGGAGAGTATGTAAAGAAGAGGCGGCTGGACAGATGTCGTATTGATTTGTCCAACCTGAGTCTGAAGCACTTAACAATCTCCGAGCTTTGCTTTCGATGGGGATTCAATGATGCCGCCAACTTCAGTCGAGCGTTTCATTTGGAGTTTGGCATCTCTCCCAAGGGATATAGGTCACAGCCCAAATCGGTAACGAAGAGATATGAGCTGCGTGGCCGGCCTGGGCCCTCTGCTACTGAACATACAAAGAATGTCTTGTTGCAGAATGATGAGTTGCCGTGGAGTGCGCGCTTTGCCGAGGTCTTGGTGGAGGCAGCACTTCTCGAGTCGGCCATTGCGCTGATGCCAAATCAATCCTCTGATTCGCATAAGACTGAGGATGCAGATGATGAAGAATATGTTGGTGCGCATTACTACATTCCGGCCAACTCGAAGACGGTTCATTGGGGCTACTTCAGCAGCCTTATCAAGCCCATCCTGGCCATCAATTCCGGAGACTATGTGACGATCGAGACGATCACTCAACATGCCTACGATGATTATGAAAGAATGATCCAGGGAGATGCCGGTGCTGAAAGCATATTCTTTTGGGATAAAGATAAAAAGGCGATTGATCGAAGAGGGGCGGGTCCTATCGATGCTTCAATATTCGGACGTGGAGCAGGCGAAGGCTTTGGTGTGCATATATGTACCGGACCAGTCTATGTAAATAATGCCGAACCTGGGGATGTATTGGAAATTCGCATTCTCGACGTGATGCCGAGGCCGGCGGCAAATCCGAAGTTTGCAGGCCAGTCGTTTGGCAGCAATGTTGCATCCTGGTGGGGTTTTCATTATCACGATCTGTTGACGGAGCCGAAGCCGCGAGAGGTCGTAACCATTTACGAAATCCTGGATGCCGACCATGGTAGTTGCGCCAAGGCGGTTTATAACTATCGCTGGACTCCGCAAACAGATCCATTTGGTGTTGTCCATGAAACCATCGATTATCCCGGAGTGCCGGTGGATCACGACAGTATCGTCAAGAACTTCGAGGTTCTAAAAAACGTTCGTATTCCTGTGCGTCCACATTTCGGTGTTCTTGCGGTCGCGCCTGCGCACGAAGATCCCATTGATTCCGTTCCGCCGAGCTACTTTGGCGGCAATCTTGATAACTGGCGCGCAACCAAAGGCGCAAAGCTTTATTTGCCGGTGGCAGTTGATGGTGCGCTTTTCTCTGTGGGGGATTCCCATGCATCACAAGGAGATTCTGAATTATGCGGTACCGCAATAGAGTGTTCAATGAGTGGAAAATTCCAGCTCGTGCTGCATAAGAAGAAGGACTTGGAAGGTGGCTTTTTCGCAGACCTGGATTATCCATTTCTCGAGACGGAAACAGAATGGTTGATACAAGGATTCAGTTATGCAAATCACCTGACTCAACTAGGGCCGCATTCGCAAACAGACGTCTATAAAAAGGCGACATTGGATTTGGCAATGCGGGACGCGTTCCGCAAAACGCGTCGCTATTTGATGACGGCGCACAAGTTGACGGAAGATGAGGCCATTTCCGTCATTTCGGTCGGAGTGGATTTTGGCATTACGCAAGTAGTGAATGGTAACTGGGGTGTACACGCCGTCATTCGCAAGTCAATTTTCCCGGACATTTCATGA
- a CDS encoding Conserved hypothetical protein; putative membrane protein (Evidence 4 : Homologs of previously reported genes of unknown function) — protein sequence MIEIGFGSTELLASGVGLVTGLLYTSVRAPIPAPNVLGGIFAIVGTFIGYLAVAAMRGQLVFVG from the coding sequence ATGATCGAAATTGGTTTTGGTTCAACTGAATTGCTGGCGTCTGGCGTCGGCCTTGTTACCGGCTTGCTCTATACATCGGTGCGCGCACCGATTCCGGCGCCCAACGTGCTGGGCGGCATCTTCGCCATTGTGGGCACTTTTATCGGCTATCTTGCCGTTGCAGCGATGCGCGGCCAACTGGTTTTTGTAGGCTAG
- a CDS encoding Conserved hypothetical protein; putative membrane protein (Evidence 4 : Homologs of previously reported genes of unknown function), protein MKPEHVYVGRNEIVALIVGLITGGLYTWLSLPIPAPPVLGGIMAIIFTYVGYLIVQVVRKAVVFGPPKE, encoded by the coding sequence ATGAAACCGGAACACGTTTATGTAGGTAGAAATGAAATCGTGGCGCTGATCGTCGGCCTTATTACGGGTGGACTGTACACGTGGTTGAGCTTGCCGATTCCGGCGCCACCGGTCCTCGGCGGCATTATGGCCATCATCTTTACGTACGTCGGTTACCTGATCGTACAGGTGGTTCGCAAGGCTGTCGTATTTGGTCCACCGAAAGAGTGA
- a CDS encoding Conserved hypothetical protein, putative acetamidase/formamidase (Evidence 4 : Homologs of previously reported genes of unknown function) — protein MSDHICSTGCNHFSHLNDPDLLAEFAEARHSLRANISGTKASGKAGLGGVTYRPLPSKKAGENVSHYYIPANKDTVHWGYFSKSMEPLVKLESGDYATMEAVTHHSFDDYERMIQGDPGVEGIFQWDANNKAIDRRGAGPMDHPVGAGGGMGVHVCTGPIYVNGAEPGDVLEVRIIDTMQRPSANPDYRGKSFGVNVAANWGLQYNNLLTEPKMREVITLYEVDATGAQTTAKAVYNYRWAPQTDPWGRAHPTIDYPGIPVDRSKIKLNYDVLKGYEIPVRPHFGMITVAPAEADMVSSNPPSYTGGNFDNWRTGKGSTCFFPVAVPGAMFSIGDPHASQGDAELCGTAIECSLTGLFQFVLHKKADLPGTKLYGLDYPLLETESELVVHGFSSPNYLKEFAGAADPAAAIKGSLDTAMTDAFNKTRRFFMDTRNLSEDEAISLISISVDFGVTQVVDGNWGVHAIIQKDIFPKK, from the coding sequence ATGTCAGATCATATTTGCAGCACGGGATGTAATCACTTCTCTCACCTGAACGATCCCGACCTGCTCGCGGAGTTCGCGGAAGCGCGTCACAGTCTGCGTGCAAACATCAGCGGCACAAAAGCCAGCGGTAAAGCAGGCTTGGGTGGTGTCACGTATCGTCCCCTGCCTTCGAAGAAGGCCGGGGAAAATGTCAGCCACTACTATATTCCAGCCAATAAAGACACCGTCCACTGGGGTTACTTCAGCAAGTCCATGGAGCCTCTGGTGAAGCTGGAATCTGGTGATTACGCCACGATGGAAGCCGTTACGCATCACTCTTTCGACGATTATGAAAGAATGATCCAGGGCGACCCCGGTGTAGAGGGCATTTTCCAATGGGATGCCAATAACAAGGCGATCGATCGTCGCGGCGCAGGCCCAATGGATCACCCGGTGGGAGCTGGCGGCGGCATGGGCGTACACGTATGTACCGGTCCCATCTATGTCAACGGCGCAGAGCCGGGCGATGTGCTGGAAGTGCGCATCATCGACACGATGCAGCGACCATCCGCCAATCCCGATTATCGTGGCAAGTCGTTTGGGGTTAATGTGGCGGCCAACTGGGGTCTCCAGTATAACAACCTGCTCACCGAACCAAAAATGCGCGAAGTCATCACCCTCTACGAGGTGGATGCAACTGGCGCGCAAACCACAGCCAAGGCAGTTTACAACTATCGCTGGGCGCCACAAACTGATCCTTGGGGCAGAGCGCACCCAACCATCGATTACCCCGGTATTCCGGTGGACCGTAGCAAGATCAAGCTCAACTATGATGTGCTGAAGGGTTATGAAATCCCTGTTCGCCCGCACTTTGGCATGATTACCGTGGCTCCTGCAGAAGCGGACATGGTCTCGTCGAACCCGCCAAGTTATACCGGCGGCAACTTCGACAACTGGCGCACGGGCAAAGGCTCGACATGCTTCTTCCCGGTCGCGGTGCCGGGTGCGATGTTCTCGATCGGCGATCCGCACGCCTCGCAAGGCGATGCGGAACTTTGCGGTACCGCGATCGAATGCTCTCTGACAGGCCTGTTCCAGTTCGTTCTGCATAAAAAAGCGGATCTGCCGGGCACCAAGCTGTACGGACTCGATTATCCCTTACTCGAAACCGAAAGCGAACTGGTTGTGCATGGATTCAGCAGCCCGAACTACCTCAAGGAGTTCGCGGGCGCTGCAGATCCTGCCGCAGCGATTAAAGGTTCCCTTGACACGGCAATGACCGATGCCTTCAACAAGACGCGCCGCTTCTTCATGGATACGCGCAATCTGTCTGAAGACGAGGCCATCTCGCTGATTTCCATCTCGGTGGATTTCGGCGTCACGCAGGTGGTGGACGGCAACTGGGGCGTACACGCAATCATCCAGAAGGATATCTTCCCCAAAAAATAG